Proteins encoded together in one Pseudomonas sp. TCU-HL1 window:
- a CDS encoding catalase has translation MSQKPTLTTTAGNPVADNQNSLSAGPRGSLLMQDYHLIEKLAHQNRERIPERAVHAKGWGAYGTLTITHDITQYSKASLFSELGKKTHVLARFSTVAGELGAADAERDVRGFALKFYTEQGNWDMVGNNTPVFFVRDPLKFPDFIHTQKRHPRTNLRSNTAAWDFWSLSPESLHQVTILMSDRGLPTDVRHINGYGSHTYSFVNAAQERFWVKFHFKTLQGHKHWTNTEAAEVVGCSRETTQEDLYYSLENGDFPRWRFCVQVMTEEQARDTSYNPFDLTKVWPHSEFPLIEVGILELNRNPENYFAEIEQAAFSPSNVVPGIGHSPDKMLQARVFSYADAHRYRLGTHYEALPVNAPKCPVHHYHKDGAMRFFANNAIPDAYYEPNSFGGPVQAAEYAEPPLAIDGAADRYDHREGNDDYSQPRALFQLFDEGQKQRLFANIAGSMTGVPQFIIDRQLAHFDMVHPDYGNGVRAALEAGQ, from the coding sequence ATGAGCCAGAAGCCGACCCTGACTACAACCGCCGGCAATCCCGTTGCGGACAACCAGAATTCGTTGAGCGCCGGGCCACGTGGCTCGCTGCTGATGCAGGACTACCACCTGATCGAGAAGCTGGCGCACCAGAACCGGGAGCGTATCCCAGAGCGCGCGGTGCACGCCAAGGGGTGGGGTGCCTATGGCACCTTGACCATCACTCACGACATCACCCAGTACAGCAAGGCCAGTCTGTTCTCCGAGTTGGGGAAGAAGACGCACGTGCTGGCCCGCTTCTCGACGGTCGCCGGTGAGTTGGGTGCCGCCGATGCAGAACGCGACGTGCGCGGCTTCGCCCTGAAGTTCTACACAGAGCAAGGCAACTGGGACATGGTTGGGAACAACACCCCGGTGTTCTTTGTTCGCGATCCCCTGAAGTTTCCCGATTTCATCCACACCCAGAAGCGCCATCCCAGGACCAACCTGCGTTCAAACACCGCTGCATGGGACTTCTGGTCGCTGTCGCCGGAAAGCCTGCACCAAGTCACGATCCTGATGTCTGATCGTGGCTTGCCTACTGACGTGCGCCACATCAATGGCTATGGATCGCACACCTATAGCTTCGTTAACGCTGCCCAGGAGCGCTTCTGGGTCAAGTTCCATTTCAAGACGCTGCAGGGCCATAAGCATTGGACCAATACCGAGGCTGCTGAAGTGGTTGGGTGCAGCCGGGAAACCACCCAGGAGGACTTGTACTACAGCCTCGAGAACGGTGACTTTCCGAGATGGCGTTTCTGTGTCCAGGTGATGACTGAGGAACAGGCGCGCGACACGAGCTACAACCCGTTTGACCTGACGAAGGTCTGGCCCCACAGCGAATTCCCGTTGATCGAGGTTGGCATCCTCGAACTGAATCGTAACCCGGAGAACTACTTCGCGGAGATTGAGCAGGCCGCTTTCTCGCCATCGAATGTCGTGCCTGGCATCGGCCATTCGCCGGACAAGATGCTCCAGGCCCGTGTGTTCAGCTACGCCGATGCGCACCGTTATCGCCTGGGCACTCATTACGAGGCGCTGCCGGTGAACGCTCCTAAGTGCCCGGTGCATCACTATCACAAGGATGGTGCGATGCGTTTCTTCGCCAACAACGCGATCCCGGATGCCTACTACGAGCCGAACTCCTTCGGCGGTCCGGTTCAGGCGGCGGAGTATGCGGAGCCTCCGCTGGCGATCGACGGTGCCGCCGATCGTTATGACCACCGCGAGGGCAATGACGATTACAGCCAGCCGCGAGCGCTGTTCCAGTTGTTCGATGAAGGACAGAAGCAGCGCTTGTTTGCCAACATCGCCGGGTCCATGACAGGTGTCCCGCAGTTCATCATCGACCGTCAGCTGGCCCACTTCGATATGGTGCATCCCGACTACGGCAATGGTGTTCGCGCAGCGCTGGAGGCCGGCCAGTAA
- the uvrA gene encoding excinuclease ABC subunit UvrA, whose protein sequence is MDKILIRGARTHNLKNVDLTLPRDKLIVITGLSGSGKSSLAFDTLYAEGQRRYVESLSAYARQFLSMMEKPDVDTIEGLSPAISIEQKSTSHNPRSTVGTITEIYDYLRLLYARVGTPRCPDHDVPLEAQTVSQMVDQVLALPEGRKLMLLAPVIRERKGEHLAVFEELRAQGFVRARVNGRLYELDELPKLDKQKKHSIDVVVDRFKVREDLQQRLAESFETAINLADGIALVAPMDDEEGDEIIFSARFACPHCGHSISELEPKLFSFNNPAGACPTCDGLGVKQFFDAKRLVNGELTLAEGAIRGWDRRNVYYFQMLGSLASHYGFSLEKPFDELSAEHQKAILFGSGREDVDFRYLNDRGDIVKRSHPFEGIIPNLERRYRETESATVREELAKFLSTQPCPDCRGTRLRREARHVWVGDKTLPAVTGLPVGDAADYFGGLSLTGRRGEIAEKILKEIRERLQFLVNVGLDYLTLDRSADTLSGGEAQRIRLASQIGAGLVGVMYILDEPSIGLHQRDNERLLATLTHLRNLGNTVIVVEHDEDAIRLADYVVDIGPGAGVHGGQIVAEGTPDEVMAHPNSLTGKYLSGRVKIEVPANRTPRDKKKSLKLKGASGNNLQQVNLEIPVGLLTCVTGVSGSGKSTLINNTLFPITATALNGATSLEASAHDSFDGLQHLDKVVDIDQSPIGRTPRSNPATYTGLFTPIRELFSGVPESRSRGYGPGRFSFNVKGGRCEACQGDGVIKVEMHFLPDIYVPCDVCKGKRYNRETLEIRYKGKSIHEVLEMTIEEARVFFDAVPAIARKLQTLMDVGLSYIRLGQSATTLSGGEAQRVKLSRELSKRDTGKTLYILDEPTTGLHFADIQQLLDVLHRLRDHGNTVVVIEHNLDVIKTADWLVDLGPEGGSKGGQIIATGTPEEVADMPQSHTGRFLKPLLERDRA, encoded by the coding sequence GTGGACAAGATCCTGATCCGTGGGGCGCGTACCCATAACCTGAAGAACGTCGACCTCACCCTGCCCCGCGACAAACTGATCGTGATTACCGGCCTGTCCGGCTCCGGCAAGTCGTCGCTGGCTTTCGACACGCTCTACGCCGAGGGCCAGCGCCGTTATGTGGAGTCTCTGTCGGCCTACGCCCGGCAGTTCCTGTCGATGATGGAAAAGCCCGACGTGGACACCATCGAGGGCCTTTCCCCGGCCATTTCCATCGAGCAGAAATCCACGTCCCACAACCCCCGCTCCACGGTCGGTACCATCACCGAGATCTACGACTACCTGCGCCTGCTCTATGCCCGCGTCGGTACGCCACGCTGCCCGGACCACGATGTGCCGCTGGAAGCCCAGACCGTGAGCCAGATGGTCGACCAGGTCCTGGCCCTGCCCGAAGGCCGCAAGCTGATGCTGCTGGCGCCGGTGATCCGCGAACGCAAGGGCGAGCACCTGGCGGTGTTCGAAGAGCTGCGCGCCCAGGGCTTCGTCCGTGCACGGGTGAACGGCAGGCTCTACGAACTGGATGAACTGCCCAAGCTGGACAAGCAGAAGAAGCATTCCATCGATGTGGTGGTGGACCGCTTCAAGGTCCGTGAAGACCTGCAGCAGCGCCTGGCGGAATCCTTCGAGACAGCCATCAACCTAGCCGACGGCATCGCCCTGGTGGCGCCCATGGACGACGAAGAAGGCGACGAGATCATCTTCTCCGCGCGCTTCGCCTGTCCCCATTGTGGCCACTCCATCAGCGAGCTGGAACCCAAGCTGTTCTCCTTCAACAACCCGGCCGGCGCCTGCCCCACCTGCGACGGTCTGGGGGTGAAGCAGTTCTTCGACGCCAAGCGCCTGGTCAACGGAGAGCTGACACTGGCCGAAGGCGCCATCCGCGGCTGGGATCGACGCAACGTCTACTACTTCCAGATGCTCGGTTCGCTGGCTTCGCACTATGGGTTCAGCCTGGAGAAGCCCTTCGACGAGCTCTCGGCCGAACACCAGAAGGCGATCCTCTTCGGCAGTGGCCGCGAGGATGTGGATTTCCGCTACCTCAATGACCGCGGCGACATCGTCAAACGCTCCCACCCCTTCGAGGGGATCATCCCCAACCTGGAGCGCCGCTACCGCGAAACCGAGTCGGCGACCGTGCGCGAGGAGCTGGCCAAGTTCCTCAGCACCCAGCCCTGCCCCGACTGCCGGGGCACCCGCCTGCGCCGTGAAGCACGCCATGTGTGGGTGGGCGACAAGACACTGCCGGCGGTTACCGGCCTGCCGGTGGGCGATGCGGCGGATTACTTCGGCGGCCTGAGCCTGACGGGCCGACGCGGTGAGATTGCCGAGAAGATCCTCAAGGAAATCCGCGAGCGCTTGCAGTTCCTGGTCAACGTCGGTCTCGACTACCTGACCCTGGACCGCAGCGCCGACACCCTGTCCGGTGGCGAGGCCCAGCGCATTCGCCTCGCCAGCCAGATCGGTGCCGGGCTGGTGGGGGTGATGTACATCCTCGACGAACCGTCGATCGGCCTCCACCAGCGGGACAACGAGCGCCTGCTGGCCACCCTCACCCACCTGCGCAACCTGGGTAACACCGTGATCGTGGTCGAGCACGACGAGGACGCAATCCGCCTCGCCGACTACGTGGTGGACATCGGCCCCGGCGCGGGCGTGCATGGCGGCCAGATCGTCGCCGAAGGCACGCCGGACGAGGTGATGGCGCACCCGAACTCGCTCACCGGCAAATACCTGTCCGGCCGGGTGAAGATCGAAGTGCCGGCCAACCGCACCCCGCGGGACAAGAAGAAATCCCTCAAGCTCAAGGGTGCCAGCGGCAACAACCTGCAACAGGTGAATCTGGAGATTCCAGTGGGCCTGCTGACCTGCGTGACCGGCGTGTCCGGGTCGGGTAAGTCGACCCTGATCAACAACACGCTGTTCCCCATCACCGCCACCGCCCTGAACGGCGCAACGTCACTGGAAGCCTCGGCCCACGACAGCTTTGATGGCCTGCAGCACCTGGACAAAGTGGTGGACATCGACCAGAGCCCGATCGGTCGCACACCGCGCTCCAACCCCGCAACCTACACCGGCCTGTTCACACCGATCCGCGAGCTGTTCTCCGGCGTGCCGGAGTCCCGCTCCCGTGGCTACGGCCCGGGGCGTTTCTCCTTCAACGTGAAGGGCGGCCGCTGCGAAGCCTGCCAGGGCGACGGCGTGATCAAGGTGGAGATGCACTTCCTGCCGGACATCTACGTCCCCTGCGACGTCTGCAAGGGCAAGCGCTACAACCGCGAGACCCTGGAGATCCGCTACAAGGGCAAGAGCATCCACGAGGTGCTGGAGATGACCATCGAAGAGGCCCGCGTATTCTTCGACGCCGTCCCGGCCATCGCCCGCAAGCTGCAGACCCTGATGGACGTAGGCCTTTCCTACATCCGCCTGGGCCAGTCGGCGACCACCCTCTCCGGTGGTGAGGCCCAGCGCGTGAAGCTGTCCCGCGAGCTCTCCAAGCGCGATACCGGCAAGACGCTGTACATCCTCGACGAACCCACCACCGGCCTGCACTTCGCGGACATCCAGCAGTTGCTGGATGTGCTCCATCGCCTGCGCGACCACGGCAACACCGTTGTGGTGATCGAGCACAACCTGGACGTGATCAAAACTGCCGACTGGCTGGTGGATCTGGGCCCGGAAGGCGGCTCCAAAGGCGGCCAGATCATCGCAACCGGTACGCCGGAGGAAGTCGCGGACATGCCGCAATCCCACACAGGGCGATTCCTCAAGCCGCTGCTGGAGCGTGATCGGGCCTGA
- a CDS encoding MFS transporter, translating into MHDSHSERMSGSETRAASGLALVFAFRMLGMFMVLPVLATYGQDLAGATPALIGLAIGAYGLTQAVLQIPFGIISDRIGRLPVIYIGLLIFAAGAAVAANADSIWGVIAGRVLQGAGAISAAVMALLSDLTREQHRTKAMAMIGMSIGVSFAVAMVVGPLLTRAFGLSGLFWATVIMALFGIVIIATMVPRAAHPLQHRESGVARQALLPTLKHADLLRLDFGILALHAVLMASFVALPLALVEKAGLPKEEHWWVYLTALLVGFFGMVPFIIYGEKKRQMKKVLVGAVAILCACELFFWQFGNSLRALVFGAIVFFTAFNLLEASLPSLISKVAPAGGKGTAMGVYSTSQFLGAAMGGILGGWLFQHGGLSTVFVGCAVVCAIWLAIAVTMREPPYVTSLRLPLSAAAVADTGLVARLLALPGVADAVVVADEAAIYIKVDSEKLDRTSLERLIESAPERAEA; encoded by the coding sequence ATGCACGACTCCCACTCTGAACGCATGAGCGGCAGCGAAACGCGCGCGGCCAGCGGCCTGGCCCTGGTATTCGCCTTCCGCATGCTCGGTATGTTCATGGTATTGCCGGTGCTGGCCACCTACGGCCAGGACCTCGCCGGCGCCACCCCGGCCCTGATCGGTCTGGCCATCGGCGCCTATGGCCTGACCCAGGCCGTGCTGCAGATTCCCTTCGGCATCATTTCCGACCGCATCGGTCGCCTGCCGGTGATCTACATCGGTCTGCTGATCTTTGCCGCCGGCGCCGCCGTGGCCGCCAACGCCGACTCCATCTGGGGGGTGATCGCCGGTCGTGTACTGCAGGGTGCCGGAGCCATCTCCGCAGCAGTCATGGCACTGCTCTCCGACCTAACCCGCGAACAGCACCGCACCAAGGCCATGGCCATGATCGGCATGAGCATCGGCGTGTCCTTCGCCGTGGCCATGGTGGTCGGCCCGCTGCTGACCCGTGCCTTTGGTCTTTCCGGGCTGTTCTGGGCCACGGTCATCATGGCGCTGTTCGGGATCGTGATCATCGCCACCATGGTGCCGCGTGCCGCCCATCCGCTGCAGCACCGCGAATCCGGCGTGGCGCGTCAGGCGCTGCTGCCGACGCTCAAGCATGCCGACCTGCTGCGCCTGGACTTCGGCATCCTCGCCCTGCACGCGGTCCTCATGGCCAGCTTCGTCGCCTTGCCACTGGCGCTGGTGGAAAAGGCCGGGCTGCCCAAGGAAGAACACTGGTGGGTCTACCTGACCGCGCTGCTGGTAGGCTTCTTCGGCATGGTGCCGTTCATCATCTATGGCGAGAAAAAGCGCCAGATGAAGAAGGTCCTGGTCGGTGCGGTCGCCATTTTGTGTGCGTGTGAACTGTTCTTCTGGCAGTTCGGCAACAGCCTGCGCGCACTGGTCTTTGGCGCCATCGTTTTCTTCACCGCGTTCAACCTGCTGGAGGCCTCGCTGCCGTCGCTGATCAGCAAGGTCGCCCCGGCCGGCGGCAAGGGCACTGCGATGGGCGTCTACTCCACCAGCCAGTTCCTCGGCGCGGCTATGGGCGGCATTCTCGGTGGGTGGCTGTTCCAGCACGGCGGGCTGTCGACGGTGTTCGTCGGTTGTGCGGTGGTCTGTGCGATTTGGCTGGCCATTGCTGTTACTATGCGTGAACCTCCGTACGTGACCAGCCTGCGCCTTCCGCTCAGTGCAGCGGCAGTGGCCGATACCGGGCTGGTTGCGCGTTTGCTGGCTCTGCCCGGAGTGGCAGATGCCGTCGTGGTGGCCGATGAGGCGGCCATTTACATCAAAGTGGATTCTGAAAAACTGGACCGCACGTCCCTGGAGCGCCTGATCGAATCGGCCCCGGAACGTGCTGAAGCCTAG
- a CDS encoding single-stranded DNA-binding protein, translated as MARGVNKVILVGNVGGDPETRYLPNGNAVTNVTLATSESWKDKQTGQQQERTEWHRVVFFGRLAEIAGEYLRKGSQVYVEGSLRTREWEKDGVKRYTTEIVVDINGQMQLLGGRPGSEGDAPRAPRPQREPQQSAPQQRPAPQPAAQPAPDYDSFDDDIPF; from the coding sequence ATGGCCCGTGGGGTTAACAAAGTCATTCTGGTTGGTAACGTCGGTGGTGATCCGGAAACCCGCTACCTGCCCAACGGCAATGCGGTGACCAACGTCACCCTGGCCACCAGCGAATCCTGGAAGGACAAGCAGACCGGTCAGCAGCAAGAGCGTACCGAGTGGCACCGCGTGGTGTTCTTCGGCCGCCTCGCCGAAATCGCCGGCGAGTACCTGCGCAAGGGCTCGCAAGTCTACGTCGAAGGCTCCCTGCGCACCCGCGAGTGGGAAAAGGACGGCGTGAAGCGTTACACCACCGAAATCGTGGTCGACATCAACGGCCAGATGCAACTGCTCGGCGGCCGCCCTGGCAGCGAAGGCGACGCCCCGCGTGCTCCGCGCCCGCAACGCGAGCCGCAGCAGTCCGCCCCGCAGCAGCGTCCGGCTCCGCAGCCTGCCGCCCAGCCGGCTCCGGACTACGATAGCTTCGACGACGACATTCCGTTCTAA
- a CDS encoding TonB-dependent siderophore receptor, with protein MTAPRASHLALAIRGVLLSAALAAPLLPASAVADGAAAVASRSYAIPAGALFDALNRFAREAEINLSATPAQTRGLDSNGLNGTFSVEAGLARLLEGTSLKAESLGSGSFVLRDVPAGSALEVPSTQVFALGNALGSEEGYLATHSQIATKTSKSLMETSQSVSVITREQIDDQGSKTVQQSMRYTPGIFTGQVGASNRYDYVVMRGFADNSVDNIYLDGLKTMGDSGTFSSMQVDPYFLERIDVLKGPSSVLYGRSLPGGLVALTSKKPLYEDYQQVQATVGNMNQKGVGFDFSGPLDDEKRIAYRLVGLGKGGDTQFDHTKDERYAIAPTLAIDFSEDTTLTLQGYLQHDPNGGYHSGVPADGSLFQHNGRRIDREFFDGEPGLDDFDRTQRMFGYQLEHRFNDVWSARQNFRYLSANVDLSQVYGYQWTAPDSNELNRYFSGASEELEAYIIDNMVQAEFDWGSTRHTLLTGLDYQRRKTHVDWTSGVSTPLNAFDPEYRNESLSFLSEDNHTRRLEQTGLYLQDLIDVDQWRFSLGLRQDWVDVSDENRTAQTKSDEQWSKFTGRAGVLYLFENGVAPYISYSESFNPNAYSDAAGKALEPTEGKQWEAGVKFQPADSNSMYTASVFHITQENVASKLPQDNFYTSVGKVRSQGFELEAHTQVTENFKVLASYTYTDITYAKALDGNQGNTPNQAPKHMASIWGDYSFNAGALDGLHSGLGVRYVGKTWADKENTLHVPSYTLVDALIGYDLGKLGMKGLDLSLNANNLLDEDYVASCYSLDFCYFGEKRNVTATLSYQF; from the coding sequence ATGACCGCACCCCGCGCTTCCCACCTCGCTCTTGCCATTCGTGGCGTCCTGCTGTCCGCCGCCCTGGCCGCCCCGCTGCTGCCCGCCAGCGCTGTCGCTGACGGGGCCGCCGCTGTCGCCAGCCGCAGCTACGCCATTCCTGCCGGTGCCCTGTTTGATGCGCTGAACCGCTTCGCCCGTGAGGCGGAGATCAACCTCTCCGCTACCCCGGCACAGACCCGTGGCCTCGACAGCAACGGCCTGAACGGCACCTTTTCGGTGGAGGCGGGCCTCGCGCGCCTGCTCGAAGGCACCTCGCTAAAGGCGGAAAGCCTCGGCAGCGGCAGCTTCGTGCTGCGCGACGTGCCGGCCGGCAGCGCGCTCGAAGTCCCCAGCACCCAGGTGTTCGCCCTGGGCAACGCGCTGGGCAGCGAGGAAGGCTACCTGGCCACCCACAGCCAGATCGCCACCAAGACCAGCAAGTCGCTGATGGAAACTTCGCAGAGCGTCTCAGTGATCACCCGCGAGCAGATCGACGACCAAGGCTCGAAAACCGTCCAGCAATCCATGCGCTACACCCCCGGCATCTTCACCGGCCAGGTGGGCGCCTCGAACCGCTACGACTATGTGGTGATGCGCGGCTTCGCCGACAACAGCGTCGACAACATCTACCTCGACGGCCTGAAGACCATGGGCGACAGCGGCACCTTCAGCTCGATGCAGGTGGACCCGTACTTCCTGGAGCGCATCGACGTGCTCAAGGGCCCGTCCTCGGTGCTCTACGGCCGCAGCCTGCCCGGTGGCCTGGTGGCGCTGACCAGCAAGAAACCGCTCTATGAGGATTACCAACAGGTGCAGGCCACCGTCGGCAACATGAACCAGAAGGGCGTAGGCTTCGACTTCAGCGGTCCGCTGGATGACGAGAAGCGCATCGCCTACCGCCTGGTGGGCCTGGGCAAGGGCGGCGATACCCAGTTCGACCACACCAAGGACGAGCGCTACGCCATCGCCCCGACCCTGGCCATCGACTTCAGTGAAGACACCACGCTGACCCTGCAGGGTTACCTGCAGCACGACCCCAACGGTGGCTACCACAGCGGCGTGCCGGCCGACGGCAGCCTGTTCCAGCACAACGGCCGGCGCATCGACCGCGAGTTCTTCGACGGCGAACCGGGCCTGGACGACTTCGACCGCACCCAGCGCATGTTCGGCTACCAGTTGGAGCACCGCTTCAACGATGTCTGGAGCGCCAGGCAGAACTTCCGTTACCTGAGCGCCAACGTCGACCTGTCGCAGGTTTATGGCTACCAGTGGACCGCGCCCGACAGCAACGAACTGAACCGCTACTTCTCCGGCGCCAGCGAGGAGCTAGAGGCCTACATCATCGACAACATGGTGCAGGCTGAATTCGACTGGGGCAGCACCCGTCACACCCTGCTCACCGGCCTCGACTACCAGCGCCGCAAGACCCATGTGGACTGGACCTCCGGCGTCTCCACGCCGCTCAACGCCTTCGACCCGGAGTACCGCAACGAGAGCCTGAGCTTCCTCTCCGAAGACAACCACACGCGCCGCCTGGAACAGACCGGCCTGTACCTGCAGGACCTGATCGATGTCGACCAGTGGCGCTTCTCCCTCGGCCTGCGCCAGGACTGGGTGGACGTCTCCGATGAGAACCGCACCGCGCAAACCAAGAGTGACGAACAGTGGAGCAAGTTCACCGGCCGCGCCGGCGTGCTCTACCTCTTCGAGAATGGCGTCGCGCCCTACATCAGCTACTCCGAGTCGTTCAACCCGAACGCCTACTCGGACGCCGCCGGCAAGGCCCTGGAGCCCACCGAGGGCAAGCAGTGGGAAGCCGGCGTGAAGTTCCAGCCGGCTGACAGCAACAGCATGTACACCGCCTCGGTGTTCCACATCACCCAGGAAAACGTCGCCTCCAAGCTGCCCCAGGACAACTTCTACACCTCGGTGGGCAAAGTGCGTTCCCAGGGCTTCGAGCTGGAAGCCCACACCCAGGTCACCGAGAACTTCAAGGTGCTGGCCAGCTACACCTACACCGACATCACCTACGCCAAGGCGCTGGACGGCAACCAAGGCAACACCCCAAACCAGGCGCCGAAGCACATGGCATCCATCTGGGGCGACTACAGCTTCAATGCCGGCGCCCTCGACGGCCTGCACAGCGGCCTTGGCGTGCGCTACGTCGGCAAGACCTGGGCAGACAAGGAGAACACCCTGCACGTGCCCTCCTACACCCTGGTCGACGCGCTCATCGGTTACGACCTTGGCAAGCTGGGCATGAAGGGGCTGGATCTCAGCCTGAACGCCAACAACTTGCTGGACGAGGATTACGTGGCGTCCTGCTACAGCCTCGACTTCTGCTACTTCGGCGAAAAACGCAACGTCACCGCCACCCTCAGCTACCAGTTCTGA
- a CDS encoding FecR domain-containing protein, whose product MSAQSRTTGPDEQVVRQAIHWMMRLRGNGDAELHKACEHWRGQDASHELAWQRVQQLDRELGQAMPGSGLVLDNARAGLRRRQALKLLSGAAVGGAALWLTRDITPWERLTADLATATGERRGLALADGSQLQLNTDSAVDIRFGSQQRLVELRRGEIFVNSANRAAPLRVRTAHGLVETQAAHFVLRQGKAASRLSVLQGSVALTPGSRLSRRVVEAGQSFDIARDGVRPVPQLDMEAGAWVDGLIVTRDMRLADFLAEVARYRHGRLACAEAIADLRLSGVFRLDDTEMLLALLPRTLPVELHYRTRWWVTVEARV is encoded by the coding sequence GTGAGCGCACAGAGCCGGACCACCGGCCCCGACGAGCAGGTCGTGCGCCAGGCCATCCACTGGATGATGCGCCTGCGTGGCAACGGTGATGCCGAGCTGCACAAGGCTTGCGAGCACTGGCGCGGGCAGGACGCCAGCCACGAACTGGCCTGGCAACGGGTGCAGCAACTCGACCGCGAGCTGGGGCAGGCCATGCCCGGTAGCGGCCTGGTGCTGGACAACGCCCGTGCCGGGTTGCGCCGACGCCAGGCGCTCAAGCTGCTGTCCGGCGCTGCCGTCGGCGGGGCCGCGCTCTGGCTGACCCGCGACATTACCCCGTGGGAGCGCCTGACCGCCGACCTGGCCACCGCGACCGGCGAGCGCCGTGGCTTGGCACTGGCCGATGGCAGCCAGCTGCAACTGAACACCGATTCGGCGGTGGATATCCGCTTCGGCTCGCAGCAACGCCTGGTCGAACTGCGGCGCGGAGAAATCTTCGTCAACAGCGCCAACCGGGCCGCACCGCTGCGGGTGCGCACCGCTCATGGCCTGGTGGAAACCCAGGCCGCGCACTTCGTGTTGCGCCAGGGCAAGGCCGCCTCACGCCTGAGCGTGTTGCAGGGCAGCGTGGCACTGACCCCAGGCAGCCGGCTGTCGAGGCGGGTCGTCGAAGCGGGCCAGAGCTTCGACATCGCCCGCGACGGAGTCCGGCCTGTGCCGCAACTGGACATGGAAGCCGGCGCCTGGGTCGACGGGCTGATCGTCACCCGTGACATGCGCCTGGCGGACTTCCTCGCCGAGGTGGCGCGCTATCGCCACGGGCGCCTGGCCTGTGCCGAGGCGATTGCCGACCTGCGTCTGTCCGGCGTGTTCCGCCTGGACGACACCGAAATGCTGCTGGCCTTGCTGCCGCGCACCCTGCCGGTGGAGCTGCACTACCGCACGCGCTGGTGGGTGACGGTAGAGGCGAGGGTTTGA
- a CDS encoding sigma-70 family RNA polymerase sigma factor — translation MSSSPITLQALYSEHHGWLKNWLRSKLGNAADAADLAQDTFLRLLGKGASLELRTPRAFLRTVARGLVIDHWRREELERAYLDALAQLPEAEAPSPEDRELILELLERIALMLDRLKPKTRTAFLLAQCEGLTHKEIAARMGISLRSVERYVADALYHCYLLRFEE, via the coding sequence ATGTCGTCTTCCCCGATTACCCTCCAGGCTTTGTACAGCGAGCATCACGGCTGGCTGAAGAACTGGCTGCGCAGCAAGCTGGGCAACGCCGCCGATGCCGCTGACCTGGCCCAGGACACTTTCCTGCGCCTGCTGGGCAAGGGTGCGAGCCTGGAACTGCGTACCCCGCGTGCCTTCCTGCGCACCGTGGCGCGTGGCCTGGTGATCGACCACTGGCGCCGTGAGGAGCTGGAACGCGCCTACCTGGACGCCCTGGCGCAGTTGCCCGAGGCCGAGGCGCCTTCCCCCGAGGACCGCGAGCTGATCCTCGAACTGCTGGAGCGCATCGCGCTGATGCTCGACCGCCTCAAGCCCAAGACGCGCACCGCCTTCCTCCTCGCACAATGCGAGGGACTGACTCACAAGGAGATCGCCGCGCGCATGGGCATTTCCCTGCGCTCAGTAGAGCGCTACGTCGCTGACGCCCTTTACCACTGCTACCTGCTGCGGTTCGAAGAGTGA